One part of the Thiomicrospira cyclica ALM1 genome encodes these proteins:
- a CDS encoding inositol monophosphatase family protein, giving the protein MPTHPFTDNQAWLGLLKQIRQLGQQEIQQRFQQVSATHKQDGSLLTEADTATQAAVKTYLAKHWPQFAFLGEESDHTSQQAALESASGCWVLDPVDGTTNFAHGIDVYALSLALVIEGQVVAGLVYDPARDELFHARLGLGAFCNERPLTSETNSITQLNRAVGVIDFKRLPKPMASALATEPPYASQRSFGSVALDWCWIAAGRGEVYLHGSQSLWDYVAGWLILNEAGGRSATLNGETVFTPSLIKRSAVAATSPSLMALWQTHLNSINQ; this is encoded by the coding sequence ATGCCCACTCACCCTTTTACTGACAACCAGGCCTGGTTAGGCCTGTTAAAACAGATCCGTCAACTGGGTCAACAAGAAATTCAACAGCGTTTTCAACAGGTCAGTGCGACCCATAAGCAAGATGGCAGTTTACTGACCGAGGCTGACACAGCAACACAAGCTGCGGTTAAAACCTATCTTGCCAAACACTGGCCTCAGTTCGCGTTTTTAGGCGAAGAGTCAGACCATACTAGCCAGCAAGCGGCACTAGAATCTGCTTCAGGCTGCTGGGTTCTTGATCCAGTTGATGGCACCACCAACTTTGCCCACGGCATTGATGTCTACGCGCTGTCATTAGCTCTAGTTATTGAAGGACAGGTCGTTGCAGGCCTGGTTTATGATCCCGCACGAGATGAATTATTTCACGCCCGTTTAGGACTAGGGGCTTTTTGTAATGAACGCCCCTTAACGAGTGAAACCAACAGCATTACTCAGCTCAACAGAGCCGTTGGAGTTATTGACTTTAAACGACTACCCAAGCCAATGGCCAGTGCACTCGCTACCGAGCCACCCTATGCATCACAACGCAGCTTTGGATCAGTCGCACTTGATTGGTGCTGGATTGCAGCGGGTCGTGGTGAAGTGTATCTGCATGGCAGTCAAAGCCTTTGGGATTATGTGGCCGGTTGGCTGATTTTAAATGAAGCAGGTGGTCGCAGTGCCACACTCAATGGTGAAACTGTTTTTACCCCCAGCCTCATAAAACGATCGGCTGTTGCAGCGACCAGCCCTAGCCTAATGGCGCTGTGGCAGACACATCTAAACAGCATTAATCAATAA
- a CDS encoding HlyC/CorC family transporter, with the protein MNDISLVLLFTILAVLIILSALFSSSETSMMALNRYRLKHQVNSGHKGAIRVEKLLSQPDRLLGVILLGNNFVNIFASSIATIIALRLMGEPGIAVAAGLLTLIILIFAEVAPKTLAALYPEKIAYPAAFFLLPLLKILWPIVWFVNLVANGFLKLFKVEVRKTKADHSLSQEELQTLIDEATGQLPQHYRDMLGSILRLESVTVEDVMIPKQEIYGVDTEQPFEDFLKDLQKSSYTRIPLYRGSMDDDLVGILNLRRALPTLMRDDISLKDIIKLTRPAYFVPETTSLNTQLANFNKNKRRMALIVDEYGELQGLLTVEDLLEEIVGKLSTDARAKEAETIAIHADGSMTVDATEFIRDLNKTYLLNLPTDGPKTLNGLIQEQLETLPNNGTCIRVGNYCLEVLEVSQNAVESITLSIIDSKLERNE; encoded by the coding sequence TTGAACGATATATCGCTCGTTTTACTTTTTACAATTCTGGCTGTTCTCATCATTTTATCAGCGCTTTTTTCTAGCTCTGAAACCAGCATGATGGCACTTAATCGCTATCGCTTGAAGCATCAGGTTAATAGTGGCCACAAAGGGGCGATTAGGGTCGAAAAACTCTTGTCCCAGCCTGACAGACTGCTGGGCGTTATTTTGTTGGGTAATAATTTTGTAAATATTTTTGCATCATCAATTGCCACCATTATTGCTTTGCGATTAATGGGGGAACCCGGTATCGCCGTAGCAGCAGGCCTGCTTACATTAATTATTTTGATTTTTGCCGAAGTTGCGCCGAAAACGCTTGCCGCGCTTTACCCTGAAAAAATAGCCTATCCTGCCGCATTTTTTTTACTTCCCTTGTTAAAAATACTTTGGCCGATTGTTTGGTTTGTAAACCTTGTCGCCAACGGTTTCTTAAAGCTGTTTAAGGTTGAAGTACGCAAAACCAAAGCTGATCACTCTTTAAGTCAGGAAGAACTTCAAACCTTGATTGATGAAGCCACAGGGCAATTGCCGCAACATTACCGAGATATGCTAGGAAGCATTTTGCGCCTCGAAAGCGTTACCGTTGAAGACGTGATGATTCCAAAGCAAGAAATTTATGGTGTCGATACCGAACAACCTTTTGAAGATTTCTTAAAAGACCTGCAGAAGTCCTCTTATACCCGCATCCCTCTTTATCGTGGCTCAATGGATGATGACCTAGTGGGCATTTTAAACTTACGCCGAGCCCTACCAACGCTCATGCGCGATGATATTAGTCTTAAAGATATTATTAAACTAACACGCCCTGCGTACTTTGTACCGGAGACGACCAGTTTAAACACCCAGCTAGCCAACTTTAATAAAAACAAACGCCGCATGGCCTTAATCGTTGATGAGTATGGTGAGCTGCAGGGCTTATTGACCGTTGAAGACTTACTAGAAGAAATTGTTGGTAAGTTATCAACAGATGCCCGGGCAAAAGAAGCAGAAACCATTGCTATTCACGCCGATGGTTCGATGACCGTTGATGCCACCGAATTTATCCGTGATCTCAATAAAACCTATTTACTCAACCTGCCGACTGATGGCCCTAAGACCCTCAATGGTCTCATCCAAGAACAATTGGAAACCTTGCCGAACAACGGTACCTGTATTCGAGTCGGTAACTATTGCCTTGAGGTGCTTGAGGTATCCCAAAATGCGGTTGAATCGATCACTCTATCGATTATTGACTCCAAACTTGAACGTAACGAATAA
- a CDS encoding cytochrome C assembly family protein produces the protein MISILTAIMASAMYLLSSYYLSRCIRGDIPKGTSLRVPILIAASMGLVLHTISLTLNLFTPDAMLFSFGNALSLIGWIGVFSLLLISLNKPTETLGVFIFPLGAIVTFMPYLFDTTSTISYALGSHIVVSVFAYSLLGLAAAQAILFSIQEKRFQQRKLSQLIHALPPLQMMEKTLVQLVIIGFIVLSFGIASGAYFIEDFFAQKLAHKTFFSLLAWFTYAYFLIGHYRFGWRGQTAAKFTLGAYLFLLISFIGTQLILMGIQH, from the coding sequence ATGATTAGCATCTTGACTGCAATCATGGCAAGCGCCATGTATTTGCTCAGCAGCTACTATCTAAGTCGTTGTATTCGTGGCGACATACCCAAAGGCACCTCTTTAAGAGTTCCGATTCTTATAGCCGCTTCTATGGGGCTTGTGTTGCACACCATCAGTCTCACGCTGAATCTATTTACCCCAGATGCGATGTTGTTTAGCTTTGGTAACGCCTTATCACTTATCGGCTGGATTGGCGTATTTTCACTATTACTCATTAGTTTGAACAAACCCACTGAAACCCTGGGCGTTTTTATTTTCCCCCTCGGTGCTATTGTGACTTTTATGCCCTATTTGTTTGACACCACCAGCACCATTAGTTATGCACTCGGTTCTCACATAGTGGTATCGGTATTCGCTTATAGCCTATTAGGCTTAGCAGCAGCACAAGCGATCTTGTTTTCGATTCAAGAGAAACGCTTTCAACAGCGCAAATTATCGCAATTAATTCATGCCCTGCCCCCGCTACAAATGATGGAAAAAACCCTAGTACAACTAGTCATTATTGGGTTTATTGTGTTGAGTTTTGGTATTGCCAGTGGCGCTTACTTTATTGAGGACTTTTTTGCACAAAAGCTCGCCCACAAAACATTCTTTTCGTTATTAGCTTGGTTTACCTATGCGTACTTTTTGATTGGGCACTACCGCTTTGGTTGGAGAGGTCAAACTGCGGCCAAGTTTACCCTGGGAGCTTATTTGTTTTTGCTGATCAGCTTCATAGGCACCCAGTTAATCTTGATGGGCATTCAACACTAG
- the ffh gene encoding signal recognition particle protein, translated as MFDNLSDRLAKTFKAMKGQGRLTEANIKDALRDVRRALLEADVALPVIKSFITRVHDRALGQEVSLALNPGQAFIKIVREQLTETMGQQVEPLSFKVEPPAVIMMAGLQGAGKTTTAAKLAKWLTEREKKKVMLVSADVYRPAAIKQLETLASQINVKFSPSNANEDPVAIVERARMEARKQFADVLIVDTAGRMHVDDAMMAEIKALHQAVKPIETLFVVDAMTGQDAANTAKVFHDALPLTGVVLTKADGDARGGAALSIREITGKPIKFIGMGEKVDGIEPFHPDRMAGRILGMGDVLSLIEDAENKIDQKQAQAFANKLQKTGQFDLEDFRQQLQQIQNMGGIGGLMGKLPGMGQVKNQLQDGVAEKEFKRLEAIINSMTPHERAHPALLKGSRKKRIAAGSGMQVQDVNKLLKQFEQMQKMMKKMSKGGMKNMMRGMAGKLPPGLGKGLGGLPK; from the coding sequence ATGTTTGATAATTTATCGGATCGTTTAGCCAAAACATTCAAGGCCATGAAGGGGCAAGGGCGCCTCACCGAAGCGAACATTAAGGATGCGCTTCGCGATGTAAGGCGTGCCTTGTTGGAGGCCGATGTTGCGCTACCGGTTATTAAATCCTTTATTACGCGAGTGCATGATCGCGCCCTAGGTCAAGAGGTGTCTTTAGCGCTAAACCCTGGGCAAGCTTTTATTAAGATTGTGCGTGAACAGTTGACTGAAACCATGGGACAGCAGGTTGAGCCGCTGAGTTTTAAAGTAGAGCCACCTGCGGTCATTATGATGGCGGGTTTGCAGGGTGCGGGTAAAACCACCACCGCCGCGAAGTTGGCAAAATGGCTTACTGAACGGGAAAAGAAAAAGGTCATGTTGGTATCGGCCGATGTGTATCGTCCAGCGGCTATTAAGCAGTTAGAAACGCTAGCATCACAAATTAATGTCAAATTCTCACCTTCCAATGCTAATGAAGACCCGGTGGCCATTGTGGAACGAGCTCGTATGGAAGCCCGTAAGCAATTTGCCGATGTTCTGATTGTCGATACGGCGGGTCGAATGCATGTTGATGATGCCATGATGGCGGAAATTAAAGCTTTGCATCAAGCAGTAAAGCCGATAGAAACCTTGTTTGTTGTTGATGCCATGACCGGTCAAGATGCCGCCAATACCGCTAAGGTCTTCCATGATGCTCTGCCTTTAACGGGTGTGGTTTTAACCAAAGCTGATGGTGATGCTCGTGGTGGTGCGGCCTTGTCTATCCGAGAAATTACCGGTAAACCAATTAAGTTTATAGGTATGGGTGAGAAGGTCGATGGTATTGAACCCTTCCATCCAGACCGAATGGCAGGGCGCATTTTAGGGATGGGTGATGTACTCAGCTTAATCGAAGATGCTGAAAATAAAATTGACCAAAAGCAAGCGCAGGCATTTGCTAATAAATTGCAAAAGACCGGACAGTTTGACCTTGAGGATTTTCGCCAACAACTGCAACAAATACAAAACATGGGTGGAATAGGCGGGTTGATGGGCAAGCTACCGGGTATGGGGCAGGTTAAAAATCAACTGCAAGACGGTGTCGCTGAAAAAGAGTTTAAGCGTCTTGAAGCTATTATTAATTCGATGACACCCCATGAGCGGGCGCACCCAGCGTTATTGAAAGGTTCACGTAAGAAACGAATTGCGGCCGGTTCGGGGATGCAGGTGCAGGATGTTAATAAGCTGTTAAAGCAGTTTGAACAGATGCAAAAAATGATGAAAAAAATGTCTAAAGGCGGCATGAAAAATATGATGCGGGGCATGGCGGGCAAGTTACCACCAGGCCTGGGTAAGGGCTTAGGTGGCCTGCCAAAATAA